A window from Anomalospiza imberbis isolate Cuckoo-Finch-1a 21T00152 chromosome 8, ASM3175350v1, whole genome shotgun sequence encodes these proteins:
- the PPP2R2D gene encoding serine/threonine-protein phosphatase 2A 55 kDa regulatory subunit B delta isoform isoform X3, translating into MAVARAGGDGGGSNEVQWCFLQVKGAIDEDVAEADIISTVEFNYTGDLLATGDKGGRVVIFQREQETKSRPLSRGEYNVYSTFQSHEPEFDYLKSLEIEEKINKIRWLPQQNAAHFLLSTNDKTIKLWKISERDKRAEGYNLKDEDGRLREPFRVTELRVPTLKPMDLMVEASPRRTFANAHTYHINSISVNSDYATYLSADDLRINLWHLEVTNRSFNIVDIKPANMEELTEVITAAEFHPHHCNVFVYSSSKGTIRLCDMRSSALCDQHSKFFEEPEDPSSRSFFSEIISSISDVKFSHSGRYMMTRDYLSVKVWDVNMENRPVETYQVHEYLRSKLCSLYENDCIFDKFECCWNGSDSTIMTGSYNNFFRTFERNTRRDTTLEASRESSKPRAILKPRKVCTTGKRKKDEITVDSLDFNKKILHTAWHPMENIIAVAATNNLYLFQEKVN; encoded by the exons CTGATATAATTTCAACAGTTGAATTTAATTACACTGGTGATCTTCTTGCAACAGGAGACAAAGGTGGCAGAGTGGTTATATTTCAAAGGGAACAAGAG ACTAAAAGCCGTCCTCTCTCTCGGGGAGAATACAATGTTTACAGTACCTTCCAGAGTCACGAGCCTGAGTTTGACTACTTGAAAAGTCTAgaaattgaggaaaaaattaataaaattaggTGGTTACCACAACAGAATGCTGCTCACTTCCTGCTGTCTACAAATG aTAAAACTATTAAACTATGGAAAATAAGTGAAAGGGATAAACGAGCCGAAGGTTATAATTTAAAAGATGAAGATGGAAGACTTAGGGAGCCTTTCCGAGTCACAGAACTACGG GTGCCAACGCTGAAGCCCATGGACCTGATGGTGGAGGCCAGCCCGCGCAGGACCTTCGCCAACGCCCACACCTACCACATCAACTCCATCTCTGTCAACAGCGACTACGCCACGTACCTGTCTGCCGACGACCTCCGCATCAacctctggcacctggaggtCACCAACAGGAGCTTTA ACATCGTGGACATCAAGCCAGCCAACATGGAGGAGCTGACAGAGGTGATCACGGCGGCCGAGTTCCACCCGCACCACTGCAACGTGTTTGTGTACAGCAGCAGCAAGGGCACCATCCGCCTGTGCGACATGCGCTCCTCAGCGCTGTGCGACCAGCACTCCAAGT TTTTTGAGGAACCTGAAGATCCTAGCAGCAGatcatttttttcagaaataatatCCTCGATATCTGATGTGAAATTCAGCCACAGCGGGCGATACATGATGACAAGAGACTACCTGTCTGTCAAGGTGTGGGACGTCAACATGGAGAACAGGCCCGTGGAGACCTACCAG gtgcacGAGTACCTGCGCAGCAAGCTGTGCTCCCTGTACGAGAACGACTGCATCTTTGACAAGTTCGAGTGCTGCTGGAACGGCTCCgacag TACAATCATGACTGGATCTTACAACAACTTCTTCCGGACGTTTGAGCGGAACACGCGCCGGGACACCACCCTGGAGGCCTCCCGGGAGAGCAGCAAACCTCGTGCCATCCTAAAGCCACGCAAAGTGTGCACAACTGGCAAGAGGAAGAAGGACGAAATTACCGTTGACAGTCTGGACTTCAACAAGAAGATTCTGCACACAGCATGGCACCCCATGGAGAACATCATCGCTGTAGCTGCCACCAATAACTTGTATTTATTCCAGGAGAAGGTTAACTAA
- the PPP2R2D gene encoding serine/threonine-protein phosphatase 2A 55 kDa regulatory subunit B delta isoform isoform X2 produces the protein MAVVARAGGDGGGSNEVQWCFLQVKGAIDEDVAEADIISTVEFNYTGDLLATGDKGGRVVIFQREQETKSRPLSRGEYNVYSTFQSHEPEFDYLKSLEIEEKINKIRWLPQQNAAHFLLSTNDKTIKLWKISERDKRAEGYNLKDEDGRLREPFRVTELRVPTLKPMDLMVEASPRRTFANAHTYHINSISVNSDYATYLSADDLRINLWHLEVTNRSFNIVDIKPANMEELTEVITAAEFHPHHCNVFVYSSSKGTIRLCDMRSSALCDQHSKFFEEPEDPSSRSFFSEIISSISDVKFSHSGRYMMTRDYLSVKVWDVNMENRPVETYQVHEYLRSKLCSLYENDCIFDKFECCWNGSDSTIMTGSYNNFFRTFERNTRRDTTLEASRESSKPRAILKPRKVCTTGKRKKDEITVDSLDFNKKILHTAWHPMENIIAVAATNNLYLFQEKVN, from the exons CTGATATAATTTCAACAGTTGAATTTAATTACACTGGTGATCTTCTTGCAACAGGAGACAAAGGTGGCAGAGTGGTTATATTTCAAAGGGAACAAGAG ACTAAAAGCCGTCCTCTCTCTCGGGGAGAATACAATGTTTACAGTACCTTCCAGAGTCACGAGCCTGAGTTTGACTACTTGAAAAGTCTAgaaattgaggaaaaaattaataaaattaggTGGTTACCACAACAGAATGCTGCTCACTTCCTGCTGTCTACAAATG aTAAAACTATTAAACTATGGAAAATAAGTGAAAGGGATAAACGAGCCGAAGGTTATAATTTAAAAGATGAAGATGGAAGACTTAGGGAGCCTTTCCGAGTCACAGAACTACGG GTGCCAACGCTGAAGCCCATGGACCTGATGGTGGAGGCCAGCCCGCGCAGGACCTTCGCCAACGCCCACACCTACCACATCAACTCCATCTCTGTCAACAGCGACTACGCCACGTACCTGTCTGCCGACGACCTCCGCATCAacctctggcacctggaggtCACCAACAGGAGCTTTA ACATCGTGGACATCAAGCCAGCCAACATGGAGGAGCTGACAGAGGTGATCACGGCGGCCGAGTTCCACCCGCACCACTGCAACGTGTTTGTGTACAGCAGCAGCAAGGGCACCATCCGCCTGTGCGACATGCGCTCCTCAGCGCTGTGCGACCAGCACTCCAAGT TTTTTGAGGAACCTGAAGATCCTAGCAGCAGatcatttttttcagaaataatatCCTCGATATCTGATGTGAAATTCAGCCACAGCGGGCGATACATGATGACAAGAGACTACCTGTCTGTCAAGGTGTGGGACGTCAACATGGAGAACAGGCCCGTGGAGACCTACCAG gtgcacGAGTACCTGCGCAGCAAGCTGTGCTCCCTGTACGAGAACGACTGCATCTTTGACAAGTTCGAGTGCTGCTGGAACGGCTCCgacag TACAATCATGACTGGATCTTACAACAACTTCTTCCGGACGTTTGAGCGGAACACGCGCCGGGACACCACCCTGGAGGCCTCCCGGGAGAGCAGCAAACCTCGTGCCATCCTAAAGCCACGCAAAGTGTGCACAACTGGCAAGAGGAAGAAGGACGAAATTACCGTTGACAGTCTGGACTTCAACAAGAAGATTCTGCACACAGCATGGCACCCCATGGAGAACATCATCGCTGTAGCTGCCACCAATAACTTGTATTTATTCCAGGAGAAGGTTAACTAA
- the PPP2R2D gene encoding serine/threonine-protein phosphatase 2A 55 kDa regulatory subunit B delta isoform isoform X1 yields the protein MAGLLARAGGDGGGSNEVQWCFLQVKGAIDEDVAEADIISTVEFNYTGDLLATGDKGGRVVIFQREQETKSRPLSRGEYNVYSTFQSHEPEFDYLKSLEIEEKINKIRWLPQQNAAHFLLSTNDKTIKLWKISERDKRAEGYNLKDEDGRLREPFRVTELRVPTLKPMDLMVEASPRRTFANAHTYHINSISVNSDYATYLSADDLRINLWHLEVTNRSFNIVDIKPANMEELTEVITAAEFHPHHCNVFVYSSSKGTIRLCDMRSSALCDQHSKFFEEPEDPSSRSFFSEIISSISDVKFSHSGRYMMTRDYLSVKVWDVNMENRPVETYQVHEYLRSKLCSLYENDCIFDKFECCWNGSDSTIMTGSYNNFFRTFERNTRRDTTLEASRESSKPRAILKPRKVCTTGKRKKDEITVDSLDFNKKILHTAWHPMENIIAVAATNNLYLFQEKVN from the exons CTGATATAATTTCAACAGTTGAATTTAATTACACTGGTGATCTTCTTGCAACAGGAGACAAAGGTGGCAGAGTGGTTATATTTCAAAGGGAACAAGAG ACTAAAAGCCGTCCTCTCTCTCGGGGAGAATACAATGTTTACAGTACCTTCCAGAGTCACGAGCCTGAGTTTGACTACTTGAAAAGTCTAgaaattgaggaaaaaattaataaaattaggTGGTTACCACAACAGAATGCTGCTCACTTCCTGCTGTCTACAAATG aTAAAACTATTAAACTATGGAAAATAAGTGAAAGGGATAAACGAGCCGAAGGTTATAATTTAAAAGATGAAGATGGAAGACTTAGGGAGCCTTTCCGAGTCACAGAACTACGG GTGCCAACGCTGAAGCCCATGGACCTGATGGTGGAGGCCAGCCCGCGCAGGACCTTCGCCAACGCCCACACCTACCACATCAACTCCATCTCTGTCAACAGCGACTACGCCACGTACCTGTCTGCCGACGACCTCCGCATCAacctctggcacctggaggtCACCAACAGGAGCTTTA ACATCGTGGACATCAAGCCAGCCAACATGGAGGAGCTGACAGAGGTGATCACGGCGGCCGAGTTCCACCCGCACCACTGCAACGTGTTTGTGTACAGCAGCAGCAAGGGCACCATCCGCCTGTGCGACATGCGCTCCTCAGCGCTGTGCGACCAGCACTCCAAGT TTTTTGAGGAACCTGAAGATCCTAGCAGCAGatcatttttttcagaaataatatCCTCGATATCTGATGTGAAATTCAGCCACAGCGGGCGATACATGATGACAAGAGACTACCTGTCTGTCAAGGTGTGGGACGTCAACATGGAGAACAGGCCCGTGGAGACCTACCAG gtgcacGAGTACCTGCGCAGCAAGCTGTGCTCCCTGTACGAGAACGACTGCATCTTTGACAAGTTCGAGTGCTGCTGGAACGGCTCCgacag TACAATCATGACTGGATCTTACAACAACTTCTTCCGGACGTTTGAGCGGAACACGCGCCGGGACACCACCCTGGAGGCCTCCCGGGAGAGCAGCAAACCTCGTGCCATCCTAAAGCCACGCAAAGTGTGCACAACTGGCAAGAGGAAGAAGGACGAAATTACCGTTGACAGTCTGGACTTCAACAAGAAGATTCTGCACACAGCATGGCACCCCATGGAGAACATCATCGCTGTAGCTGCCACCAATAACTTGTATTTATTCCAGGAGAAGGTTAACTAA
- the BNIP3 gene encoding BCL2/adenovirus E1B 19 kDa protein-interacting protein 3 has protein sequence MSRQSPQEENLQGSWVELHFSSNGSGSGSGSSVSAGSQEQVPASLSIHNGDMEKILLDAQHESGRSSSRESSHCDSPPRSQTPQDSHRALEIESHSSGEKNSFQSEEDFLERRREVERLLRKNADWIWDWSSRPENIPPKEFLFKHPRRTATLSMRNTSVMKKGGIFSAEFLKVFLPSLLLSHLLAIGLGIYIGRRLTTTASSSTF, from the exons ATGTCGCGACAGAGCCCTCAGGAGGAGAACCTGCAGG GGTCCTGGGTGGAGCTGCACTTCAGCAGcaatggcagtggcagtggcagtggcagctctgtgtccgcggggagccaggagcaggtGCCAGCCTCGCTGTCCATCCACAACGGGGACATGGAGAAGATCCTGCTGGACGCCCAGCACGAAtcgggcaggagcagctccagggagagctcccACTGTGACAG CCCTCCTCGCTCCCAGACCCCCCAGGACAGCCACCGAGCTCTGGAGATAGAGAGCCACAGCAGTGGGGAGAAGAACAGCTTCCAG TCTGAGGAGGATttcctggagaggaggagggaggtggAGAGGCTGCTGAGGAAGAACGCGGATTGGATCTGGGACTGGTCCAGCCGGCCCGAGAACATCCCTCCCAA ggaattCCTCTTCAAGCACCCCCGGCGCACAGCCACGCTCAGCATGAGGAACACCAGTGTCATGAAGAAAGGGGGGATATTCTCTGCAGAATTCCTGAAGGTTttcctcccatccctgctgctctctcacCTGCTGGCCATTGGACTAGG GATTTACATCGGGAGGCGCCTGACCACCACGgcttccagcagcacctttTAG